One genomic window of Sphingobacterium oryzagri includes the following:
- a CDS encoding molybdopterin molybdotransferase MoeA: MELISVNDAHDIIDHQRRDFGVERIPTVAALGRTLAEDVRADRDLPPFDRVTMDGIAICFKKARLSEAFHLQATQAAGEPPCILQSADQCIEVMTGAVLPVGTDTVVPYEWLQIESQLVHILTPAKVIESQNIHFKGKDARQHDLLIKMDTPVTASVIQVLAAVGKRDVLVYKLPKVILLSTGDELVDIADVPKDYQIRRSSNYALVAQLQQYGINTVQKHLVDEETIIQQAIADALQAYDIVLLTGGVSKGKFDFIPFALEQAGVQNLFHGVRQRPGKPFWFGVHPAGALVFAFPGNPVSTQLCVQRYLLPWLQAHVGRKPVVMRYAKLREEVTFEPALDYFLQVTLATDDQGQTWATPCRGNGSGDFANLIHADAFLALPAAQSAFKTGDVFPYWLIHS, from the coding sequence ATGGAGCTAATAAGCGTCAACGATGCACATGATATTATAGATCACCAAAGAAGAGATTTTGGTGTGGAGCGAATACCTACGGTAGCGGCGCTGGGCAGAACGCTGGCTGAAGACGTGCGTGCAGATCGTGATCTGCCGCCTTTTGATCGGGTAACGATGGATGGTATAGCGATTTGTTTCAAAAAAGCCCGCTTGTCTGAGGCCTTTCATCTACAGGCTACGCAGGCAGCAGGTGAGCCGCCGTGCATTTTGCAAAGCGCCGATCAGTGCATTGAAGTGATGACTGGAGCGGTGCTGCCGGTCGGTACGGATACGGTGGTTCCGTATGAGTGGCTGCAGATCGAAAGTCAGCTTGTGCACATCTTAACGCCTGCTAAAGTAATCGAAAGCCAAAATATCCATTTCAAAGGAAAGGATGCCCGGCAGCATGATCTATTGATAAAAATGGATACGCCCGTTACCGCTTCCGTTATCCAGGTGCTGGCCGCGGTTGGCAAACGGGACGTACTCGTTTATAAGTTGCCGAAAGTGATCTTGCTTTCCACGGGTGATGAGTTGGTAGATATCGCTGATGTACCCAAAGATTACCAGATTAGGCGCTCCAGCAATTATGCTTTGGTTGCCCAATTGCAGCAGTACGGAATAAACACGGTGCAAAAGCATCTTGTCGACGAGGAGACCATTATTCAGCAAGCCATAGCTGATGCATTGCAGGCTTATGACATCGTGCTGCTTACGGGCGGCGTATCCAAAGGAAAATTTGATTTTATACCGTTCGCCCTGGAACAAGCAGGCGTGCAAAATCTTTTTCATGGCGTGCGTCAACGGCCGGGTAAGCCATTTTGGTTTGGCGTACACCCTGCGGGAGCTTTGGTGTTTGCATTTCCTGGAAATCCGGTTTCCACGCAGCTTTGTGTTCAACGCTATTTGCTTCCCTGGCTACAAGCGCATGTTGGGCGCAAGCCTGTTGTTATGCGATATGCCAAACTGCGGGAAGAGGTGACTTTTGAACCGGCGCTCGACTATTTTCTGCAAGTAACATTAGCGACGGATGATCAAGGGCAAACCTGGGCTACGCCCTGTAGAGGCAATGGATCGGGCGATTTTGCAAACCTGATTCACGCCGACGCATTTTTAGCACTTCCTGCGGCGCAATCTGCTTTTAAAACGGGCGATGTTTTTCCTTATTGGCTTATTCACTCTTAA
- the moaA gene encoding GTP 3',8-cyclase MoaA has product MFKDTFGRVHDYLRISLTDNCNLRCTYCMPDEDYDFTPASKLMQLDEITAIAKTFVDQGVTKIRLTGGEPLVRKDAAQIIQNLAALPVKLAITTNATRLHHFLDLFERVNLRAVNISLDTLQPAVFKKLTQRDQFDEVKRNIDDAIARGFDVKINMVVMQGINESEIPDFVAWTKKAPIQIRFIEFMPFSGNHWNNEKTYTLDQMLNNIQAHYTIEALHNHVHDTTKRYRASGHVGEFAVISTMSSPFCAGCNRMRLTADGKFKNCLFSSKETDLLSAYRNKEHILPLIQQAIHEKAAKLGGQFTENLLTVDSSKIENRSMITIGG; this is encoded by the coding sequence ATGTTTAAAGATACATTTGGAAGAGTACATGACTATCTACGTATCTCGCTGACCGATAATTGTAATTTGCGCTGCACGTATTGCATGCCTGATGAAGATTACGATTTTACGCCGGCAAGTAAGTTGATGCAGCTCGATGAAATAACGGCAATAGCCAAAACATTTGTCGATCAGGGCGTAACCAAGATTCGTCTGACAGGTGGTGAGCCTTTGGTACGGAAAGATGCTGCACAGATTATTCAAAACCTGGCGGCTCTCCCGGTAAAACTTGCCATAACCACGAACGCCACGCGCTTGCATCATTTTTTAGACTTGTTCGAACGCGTCAATCTTCGCGCCGTAAACATCAGTTTAGACACCCTTCAGCCTGCTGTTTTCAAAAAACTGACGCAACGCGATCAGTTTGACGAGGTGAAACGAAACATTGATGACGCTATAGCGCGCGGTTTCGATGTAAAAATTAACATGGTGGTTATGCAAGGTATCAATGAATCGGAAATACCCGACTTTGTAGCGTGGACGAAAAAGGCACCGATACAGATTCGTTTTATTGAATTTATGCCTTTTAGCGGCAATCATTGGAACAATGAAAAAACCTATACGCTGGATCAAATGCTAAATAATATACAAGCGCATTATACGATTGAGGCCTTACACAATCATGTTCATGACACCACTAAGCGTTACCGCGCTTCGGGTCATGTTGGCGAATTTGCGGTAATCAGCACCATGTCTTCACCTTTTTGCGCGGGCTGCAACCGTATGCGGCTTACTGCCGACGGGAAGTTCAAAAATTGCCTCTTTTCGTCCAAGGAGACCGATCTGCTCAGCGCTTATCGCAACAAGGAACATATTTTGCCCTTAATCCAGCAAGCTATTCACGAAAAAGCGGCAAAGCTCGGCGGTCAGTTTACCGAAAACTTGCTGACGGTGGATAGTAGCAAGATTGAGAACCGTAGCATGATTACTATCGGTGGATAA
- a CDS encoding winged helix-turn-helix domain-containing protein — protein MNIKKIDLDKGQIRAKIWIEDADGQKVCGRGPIELLEKIDALGSIQQATEAMGMSYKKALALLHMLNKHCSSPVINTNKGGSSRGGATLTPAGLQLIKSYQALEAEFQEAVQQLAKAYLS, from the coding sequence ATGAACATCAAAAAGATCGATTTAGACAAAGGACAGATCCGTGCAAAAATATGGATCGAAGATGCAGATGGCCAAAAAGTCTGTGGAAGAGGACCGATTGAACTGCTGGAAAAAATTGATGCTCTCGGCTCTATCCAGCAGGCAACGGAAGCGATGGGCATGTCTTATAAAAAGGCGTTAGCTCTTTTACACATGCTAAACAAACACTGTTCCTCGCCCGTGATAAATACCAATAAAGGCGGAAGTAGCCGCGGCGGCGCCACACTTACGCCAGCCGGTTTGCAACTTATTAAAAGCTACCAAGCGCTGGAGGCCGAATTTCAAGAAGCTGTGCAACAGTTAGCCAAAGCCTATCTTTCTTAG
- a CDS encoding helix-turn-helix domain-containing protein codes for MRGINLFFGTPHIPYSWENIDKINSYSCLFTEEFLKTNNNSESLQQSPLFKIGGTPIFTLTEEMAQPIIDIMHKMIDTYSSTYVYKDDLARNYINLIIHEALQWEPAQHYSQQSNAAARTTALFMDLLERQFPIESPDRPLQLRTANDFSERLSIHMNHLNRSIKEHTGKSTSAHIAERMVIEAKALLKHTTWSVSEIAFSLGFEYPTYFNNHFKKHTGISPSAFRSLNFPERNQH; via the coding sequence ATGCGCGGTATAAACCTGTTCTTTGGTACGCCTCATATTCCATATTCATGGGAAAACATCGATAAAATTAATTCGTATTCCTGCCTTTTTACGGAAGAGTTTCTGAAAACGAATAATAATTCGGAGAGTTTGCAGCAATCGCCTTTATTTAAGATCGGGGGCACACCAATCTTTACGTTAACGGAGGAAATGGCGCAGCCCATCATCGATATCATGCATAAAATGATCGACACGTATTCATCGACCTATGTGTACAAAGACGATCTTGCGAGAAATTATATCAATTTAATTATTCACGAAGCCTTGCAATGGGAGCCGGCACAGCATTACAGCCAGCAAAGCAATGCAGCTGCGCGCACGACCGCGCTGTTTATGGATTTGCTGGAACGGCAGTTCCCGATTGAATCGCCAGACAGGCCTTTACAACTTCGTACGGCAAACGACTTTTCTGAGCGTTTATCGATACACATGAATCACCTAAACCGTTCTATTAAAGAACATACCGGAAAGTCTACGTCCGCTCATATCGCCGAGCGTATGGTGATCGAGGCGAAGGCGTTGCTAAAGCATACAACCTGGAGCGTTTCGGAAATTGCGTTTAGCCTGGGTTTTGAATACCCGACTTATTTTAACAATCATTTTAAAAAGCATACCGGTATCTCGCCGTCCGCTTTTCGAAGCCTAAATTTTCCGGAGCGCAACCAGCACTAA
- a CDS encoding NADP-dependent oxidoreductase, whose amino-acid sequence MSKQWILKNRPEGMPKDTDFELREVELEELQQGEVKIKNRYISVDPYMRPKMSVLEGSYTEAYAINAVIDGLAIGKVVESRSEAFEKGDVVVNYSGWVTEAVVSEDSLTKVDLNGLTEAQYLSVLGMTGATAYFGLLHVAAARPGETVFVSAAAGAVGSTVVQIAKALGMTVIGSAGGAEKVKFVKSLGADQVLDYKAEEDVLTQLKRLAPAGIDVYFDNVGTDHLDAAFGHAKINARFAICGMISGYNKAAALELKNFTQIIAKRIRVTGFLYRDFKDDLPEFHAQMSLWLKKGLVKDKYTEVAGIDNVIEAFKGLFTGDNTGKMLVRL is encoded by the coding sequence ATGAGCAAGCAATGGATATTAAAAAATCGGCCGGAGGGTATGCCTAAGGATACAGATTTCGAACTTCGTGAGGTAGAACTCGAAGAGCTCCAGCAAGGCGAAGTAAAGATTAAAAACCGCTATATTTCGGTCGATCCGTATATGCGTCCTAAGATGAGCGTACTGGAAGGTAGCTATACCGAAGCGTATGCGATCAATGCGGTGATTGATGGTTTGGCGATTGGCAAGGTAGTCGAATCCAGATCGGAAGCTTTTGAAAAAGGCGATGTCGTTGTTAACTACTCGGGCTGGGTGACGGAAGCCGTCGTATCGGAAGATTCGCTGACAAAGGTGGATCTTAACGGGCTCACTGAAGCGCAATATTTAAGCGTGCTTGGTATGACTGGCGCAACGGCCTACTTTGGCCTGTTGCATGTGGCTGCTGCGCGACCAGGCGAGACGGTCTTTGTTTCAGCAGCGGCTGGCGCAGTAGGATCAACGGTGGTACAGATTGCCAAGGCACTTGGCATGACGGTGATAGGCTCCGCCGGTGGCGCTGAAAAAGTGAAGTTTGTGAAAAGTCTTGGCGCAGATCAGGTGTTGGATTATAAAGCGGAGGAGGATGTCCTTACGCAGTTGAAGCGACTGGCGCCGGCGGGTATTGATGTGTATTTTGATAATGTGGGAACCGATCATCTCGATGCCGCTTTTGGCCATGCGAAAATAAATGCACGATTCGCCATTTGCGGCATGATATCAGGATATAACAAAGCCGCTGCGCTGGAATTGAAAAATTTTACGCAGATTATCGCGAAAAGAATACGCGTCACCGGCTTTCTTTACCGTGATTTTAAAGACGATCTTCCCGAGTTTCACGCGCAGATGTCGCTCTGGCTTAAAAAAGGTTTGGTTAAAGACAAGTATACCGAAGTAGCAGGAATAGATAATGTGATTGAGGCTTTTAAAGGACTATTTACAGGAGATAATACGGGCAAAATGTTGGTGAGACTATAA
- a CDS encoding transporter produces MRLLLSTLLLLSLRSTVFAQTATEPKTYQNFPTGTQMFQAGYIHRTTNSTLDGDIAFDNNTVDIRANVTYLRYARFFNLAGKTAGAQIMLPYVGIDADILGNNFRQSGFGDMMVILGSNIIGGDAMSVEELAKTARKTALAWSLATTTPTGSYRQERLLNPGGNRWQFKPEIGLTVPSGKWDLEAYVHAKFFTANHAFRVPDAQDEPLRVTQKPFLGGTFHLVYNWTDKFWISGDVAGRAGGETTKDGVVQHDSQRILGLGGTVNYGLGRHHQFGLNFISNAAGNENAPHGAVTGLKYSYIIN; encoded by the coding sequence ATGAGATTACTCCTTTCCACCTTACTATTGCTATCCCTGCGCTCAACGGTGTTTGCGCAGACAGCAACCGAACCAAAAACCTATCAAAATTTCCCTACCGGCACGCAGATGTTTCAAGCTGGATATATACACCGCACCACAAACAGCACGCTTGATGGCGATATTGCGTTTGACAATAATACCGTAGATATTCGCGCAAATGTCACCTACCTGCGGTACGCTCGTTTTTTTAACCTGGCCGGTAAAACTGCCGGCGCGCAGATCATGCTGCCCTACGTTGGCATCGATGCGGATATTTTAGGCAATAACTTTAGACAGTCGGGCTTTGGCGATATGATGGTTATCCTGGGGAGCAACATCATCGGCGGTGATGCCATGAGCGTAGAAGAGCTGGCAAAAACGGCTAGAAAAACGGCGCTGGCGTGGTCGCTTGCTACCACCACCCCAACTGGCTCCTATCGGCAAGAACGGCTGCTAAATCCTGGCGGAAATCGTTGGCAGTTTAAACCCGAGATCGGCCTTACCGTACCCAGCGGCAAATGGGATTTGGAAGCGTACGTTCACGCTAAGTTCTTTACGGCCAACCACGCCTTTCGCGTGCCCGATGCTCAGGACGAACCGCTACGCGTAACCCAAAAGCCTTTTCTTGGCGGAACGTTTCATTTGGTCTATAACTGGACGGATAAGTTCTGGATTTCTGGCGACGTAGCCGGACGGGCGGGCGGCGAAACAACGAAAGACGGCGTGGTACAGCACGATAGCCAACGCATACTGGGTTTGGGAGGAACGGTCAACTACGGTTTGGGTAGGCATCATCAGTTTGGCT